A single region of the Streptomyces caelestis genome encodes:
- a CDS encoding hydroxymethylglutaryl-CoA lyase, with protein sequence MTVPGLPMAVPARDLPARVRIHEVGARDGLQNEKATVPTEIKAEFVRRLAEAGLTTIEATSFVHPRWVPQLADAEQLFPMVSDLPVALPVLVPNERGLDRALALGARRVAVFASATESFAKANLNRTVDEALAMFEPVVSRAKAESVHVRGYLSMCFGDPWEGAVPVPQVVRVCRALLDMGCDELSLGDTIGVATPGHVAALLAALDEAGVPPTALGVHFHDTYGQALANTLAALQQGVTTVDASAGGLGGCPYAKSATGNLATEDLVWMLRGLGIDTGIDLGRLVATSAWMATHLGRPSPSRTVRALSHEDTEEQ encoded by the coding sequence ATGACAGTCCCAGGACTCCCGATGGCGGTCCCGGCCAGGGACCTCCCCGCCCGCGTCCGTATCCACGAGGTCGGAGCACGCGACGGCCTGCAGAACGAGAAGGCGACGGTCCCCACGGAGATCAAGGCGGAGTTCGTCCGCCGCCTGGCCGAAGCGGGCCTGACGACGATCGAGGCGACGAGCTTCGTCCACCCCAGGTGGGTCCCCCAGCTGGCGGACGCGGAACAACTGTTCCCGATGGTCTCCGACCTGCCCGTCGCGCTCCCGGTCCTGGTCCCGAACGAACGCGGCCTGGACCGCGCCCTGGCCCTGGGCGCCCGGCGGGTGGCGGTCTTCGCCAGCGCCACGGAGTCCTTCGCCAAGGCCAACCTCAACCGCACGGTGGACGAGGCGCTGGCGATGTTCGAGCCGGTGGTGAGCCGGGCGAAGGCCGAGTCGGTCCATGTCCGCGGCTACCTCTCCATGTGTTTCGGCGACCCGTGGGAGGGCGCGGTCCCGGTCCCCCAGGTGGTGAGGGTGTGCCGGGCGCTGCTGGACATGGGCTGCGACGAACTGAGCCTGGGCGACACGATCGGCGTGGCGACCCCGGGCCATGTGGCCGCGCTCCTCGCCGCCCTGGACGAGGCAGGTGTCCCGCCCACCGCCCTCGGCGTCCACTTCCACGACACGTACGGCCAGGCCCTCGCCAACACGCTCGCGGCCCTCCAGCAGGGCGTGACGACCGTCGACGCCTCCGCGGGCGGCCTGGGCGGCTGCCCGTACGCGAAGTCGGCGACCGGCAACCTGGCCACCGAAGACCTCGTCTGGATGCTGCGGGGCCTCGGCATCGACACCGGAATCGACCTCGGCCGCCTCGTCGCCACGAGCGCGTGGATGGCCACCCACCTGGGCCGGCCCAGCCCGTCCCGCACCGTCCGAGCCCTGTCCCACGAGGACACCGAGGAGCAGTGA
- a CDS encoding acyl-CoA dehydrogenase family protein produces MDYRLSPELEELRRTVEEFAHEVVAPKIGDLYERHEFPYEIVREMGRMGLFGLPFPEEYGGMGGDYLALGVALEELARVDSSVAITLEAGVSLGAMPVYRYGTEAQKREWLPRLCSGELLGAFGLTEPDGGSDAGATRTTARLDTSTNEWVINGTKCFITNSGTDITGLVTVTAVTGRTADGKPLISSIIVPSGTPGFTIAAPYSKVGWNASDTRELSFSDVRVPAANLLGEEGRGYAQFLRILDEGRIAIAALATGLAQGCVDESVKYAKERHAFGKPIAANQAIQFKIADMEMKAHTARLAWRDAAARLVSGDPFKKEAALAKLYSSTIAVDNAREATQIHGGYGFMNEYPVARMWRDSKILEIGEGTSEVQRMLIARELGLVS; encoded by the coding sequence ATGGACTACCGCCTCTCCCCCGAGTTGGAGGAACTCCGCCGCACGGTCGAGGAGTTCGCGCACGAGGTCGTGGCGCCGAAGATCGGCGACCTCTACGAGCGGCACGAGTTCCCGTACGAGATCGTCCGGGAGATGGGCCGCATGGGCCTGTTCGGGCTGCCGTTCCCCGAGGAGTACGGCGGCATGGGCGGCGACTACCTGGCCCTGGGCGTGGCCTTGGAGGAACTGGCGCGGGTCGACTCCTCGGTCGCCATCACCCTGGAAGCCGGCGTCTCGCTCGGCGCGATGCCCGTCTACCGCTACGGCACGGAGGCCCAGAAGCGGGAATGGCTCCCCCGCCTCTGCTCCGGCGAACTCCTGGGCGCGTTCGGCCTGACGGAGCCGGACGGCGGCAGCGACGCGGGCGCGACCCGCACGACGGCCCGCCTGGACACGTCGACGAACGAGTGGGTGATCAACGGCACGAAGTGCTTCATCACCAACTCGGGCACGGACATCACGGGCCTGGTGACGGTCACGGCGGTCACCGGCCGCACCGCGGACGGCAAGCCCCTGATCTCCTCGATCATCGTCCCCTCCGGCACGCCGGGTTTCACGATCGCGGCCCCTTACTCGAAGGTCGGCTGGAACGCCTCGGACACCCGCGAGTTGTCCTTCTCGGATGTCCGGGTCCCGGCGGCGAACCTGCTGGGCGAGGAGGGCCGCGGCTACGCGCAGTTCCTGCGCATCCTCGACGAGGGCCGCATCGCCATCGCGGCGCTGGCGACGGGACTGGCGCAGGGCTGCGTCGACGAATCCGTCAAGTACGCCAAGGAACGCCACGCCTTCGGCAAGCCGATCGCCGCGAACCAGGCCATCCAGTTCAAGATCGCCGACATGGAGATGAAGGCCCACACGGCACGCCTCGCCTGGCGCGACGCGGCGGCCCGCCTGGTGTCCGGCGACCCCTTCAAGAAGGAAGCGGCCCTGGCCAAGCTCTATTCCTCCACCATCGCCGTGGACAACGCCCGTGAAGCCACCCAGATCCACGGCGGCTACGGCTTCATGAACGAGTACCCGGTCGCCCGCATGTGGCGAGACTCCAAGATCCTCGAAATCGGCGAGGGCACGAGCGAGGTCCAGCGCATGCTGATCGCACGGGAGTTGGGCCTGGTGAGCTGA
- a CDS encoding ABC transporter substrate-binding protein, translating to MSNATTARFSRRGILAAGGALGLGALVTACGSEDSTDGGSDSKASAKSGPWSFKDDRGKNVQLDKVPASIVAFTGVAAALYDYGVSVKGVFGPTKTQDGKPDVQAGDMDISKVTILGNSWDQFNVEKYATLAPDVLISTMFDSAGTLWYVPEASKDKIAKLAPSVGISVYDRQLTAPLQRMWELAESLGGDMKAAKVTDAKRRFEEASARLRKAAKAHPDIKVMAGSASQELFYVSGTNLSVDLEYFKALGVNFVEPPEKAKAEGGGWFESLSWENVDKYAADIIMMDDRSSAIQPANITEATWKKLPAVKAGQVISRSAEPILSYDKCVPLVENLAKAIETAKKVS from the coding sequence ATGTCGAACGCCACAACCGCCCGCTTCTCCCGCCGCGGCATCCTCGCCGCCGGCGGCGCTCTCGGACTCGGTGCCCTCGTGACCGCGTGTGGCAGTGAGGACTCGACGGACGGCGGCTCGGACTCGAAGGCGTCCGCCAAGTCCGGCCCGTGGTCCTTCAAGGACGACCGCGGCAAGAACGTACAGCTCGACAAGGTCCCCGCGAGCATCGTCGCCTTCACCGGCGTCGCCGCCGCCCTGTACGACTACGGCGTCTCCGTCAAGGGCGTCTTCGGCCCCACCAAGACGCAGGACGGCAAGCCCGACGTCCAGGCCGGCGACATGGACATCAGCAAGGTGACCATCCTCGGCAACAGCTGGGACCAGTTCAACGTCGAGAAGTACGCCACCCTCGCCCCCGACGTGCTGATCAGCACCATGTTCGACTCCGCGGGCACCCTCTGGTACGTCCCCGAGGCCTCCAAGGACAAGATCGCCAAGCTCGCCCCGAGCGTCGGCATCTCCGTCTACGACCGTCAGCTCACCGCCCCGCTCCAGCGCATGTGGGAGCTGGCCGAGTCCCTCGGCGGCGACATGAAGGCCGCGAAGGTCACCGACGCCAAGAGGCGGTTCGAGGAGGCCTCCGCGCGGCTGCGCAAGGCCGCCAAGGCACACCCCGACATCAAGGTGATGGCCGGTTCCGCGAGCCAGGAGCTCTTCTACGTCTCCGGCACCAACCTCTCCGTCGACCTGGAGTACTTCAAGGCCCTCGGCGTGAACTTCGTCGAGCCGCCGGAGAAGGCCAAGGCCGAGGGCGGCGGCTGGTTCGAGAGCCTCAGCTGGGAGAACGTCGACAAGTACGCGGCCGACATCATCATGATGGACGACCGGTCCTCGGCGATCCAGCCGGCGAACATCACCGAGGCGACGTGGAAGAAGCTGCCCGCGGTGAAGGCGGGGCAGGTCATCTCGCGGTCGGCCGAGCCGATTCTGTCGTACGACAAGTGCGTGCCGCTGGTGGAGAACCTGGCGAAGGCCATCGAGACCGCGAAGAAGGTCAGCTAG
- a CDS encoding siderophore-interacting protein, whose protein sequence is MTTAVAAPFRFFSLQVVRTRRLGPSLVRVTFGGPDLHAFHSDGRDQSLSLFLPHPGQPEPVVPLELGDGWWQGWRELPDDVRAVMRSYTLRALRRDPDEIDIDFALHGIEPGASVQAGPASRWAAGAAAGDRVLLLGPAVADNRAIRFRPPEDTDLVVVWGDETAVPAASAIVESLPAGTRARVWLEVPHAGDIQDLPTEADAEITWLVKEERGEEDSSSALDALRDARLPPAERPYVWIAGESGCVKQLRRHFVRERGIDRRRVTFVGYWRRGVSEEQLRAEG, encoded by the coding sequence ATGACCACCGCCGTAGCCGCCCCGTTCCGTTTCTTCTCGCTCCAGGTCGTGCGGACGAGGCGACTCGGTCCATCCCTGGTCCGTGTCACCTTCGGCGGGCCCGATCTGCACGCCTTCCACTCCGACGGGCGTGACCAGTCGCTGTCGCTGTTCCTGCCCCACCCCGGGCAGCCCGAGCCGGTCGTTCCGCTGGAGCTCGGGGACGGGTGGTGGCAGGGCTGGCGTGAACTGCCGGACGACGTACGGGCCGTGATGCGGTCGTACACCCTGCGGGCGCTGCGCCGCGACCCGGACGAGATCGACATCGACTTCGCCCTGCACGGCATCGAGCCGGGCGCCTCCGTTCAGGCCGGCCCCGCCTCCCGCTGGGCCGCCGGGGCCGCCGCCGGAGACCGGGTCCTGCTGCTCGGCCCGGCCGTCGCCGACAACCGGGCGATCCGCTTCCGGCCGCCCGAGGACACCGACCTCGTGGTCGTCTGGGGCGACGAGACCGCCGTACCGGCCGCCTCGGCCATCGTCGAGTCGTTGCCGGCCGGCACCCGTGCCCGGGTCTGGCTGGAGGTGCCGCACGCCGGGGACATCCAGGACCTGCCGACCGAGGCGGACGCCGAGATCACCTGGCTCGTCAAAGAAGAGCGGGGCGAGGAGGACTCCTCCAGCGCCCTGGACGCCCTCCGCGACGCCCGACTGCCCCCCGCCGAGCGGCCGTACGTCTGGATCGCCGGCGAGTCCGGCTGCGTGAAGCAGCTGCGCCGGCACTTCGTGCGCGAGCGCGGCATCGACCGCCGCCGGGTCACGTTCGTCGGCTACTGGCGCCGCGGCGTGAGCGAGGAACAGTTGCGGGCAGAGGGGTAA
- the desA gene encoding lysine decarboxylase DesA — MRSHLLNDTTAEQYRRSVTDGVERVAAKIATTERPFTGVTVDALAPAIDAIDLDKPLHDTAAVLDELEDVYLRDAIYFHHPRYLAHLNCPVVIPAVLGEAVLSAVNSSLDTWDQSAGGTLIERKLIDWTNERIGLGPAADGVFTSGGTQSNLQALLLAREEAKTDTLAKLRIFSSEVSHFSVKKSAKLLGLGQDAVVSIPVDHDKRMQTVALARELERCKQDGLVPMAVVATAGTTDFGSIDPLPEIAELCEQFGTWMHVDAAYGCGLLASLKHRDRLNGIERADSVTVDYHKSFFQPVSSSAVLVRDAATLRHATYHAEYLNPRRMVEERIPNQVDKSLQTTRRFDALKLWMTLRTMGADGIGQLFDEVCELAREGWKLLAADPRFDVVVEPSLSTLVFRYIPAAVTDPAEIDRANLYARKALFASGDAIVAGTKVGARHYLKFTLLNPETQASDIAAVLDLIAGHAEQYLGESLDRAS; from the coding sequence ATGCGCTCGCACCTGCTCAACGACACCACCGCGGAGCAGTACCGCCGCTCCGTGACCGACGGAGTCGAGCGGGTGGCCGCCAAAATCGCCACCACCGAACGGCCGTTCACCGGCGTCACCGTCGACGCCCTCGCTCCCGCCATCGACGCGATCGACCTCGACAAGCCGCTGCACGACACCGCCGCGGTGCTCGACGAACTGGAGGACGTCTACCTCCGGGACGCGATCTACTTCCACCACCCCCGCTACCTGGCCCACCTCAACTGCCCGGTCGTCATCCCCGCCGTGCTCGGCGAGGCCGTCCTGTCCGCCGTGAACTCCTCCCTGGACACCTGGGACCAGTCGGCCGGCGGCACCCTCATCGAGCGCAAACTGATCGACTGGACGAACGAGCGCATCGGCCTCGGCCCCGCCGCCGACGGCGTGTTCACCTCCGGCGGCACCCAGTCCAACCTCCAGGCGCTGCTGCTCGCCCGCGAGGAGGCCAAGACCGACACCCTGGCGAAACTGCGGATCTTCTCCTCCGAGGTCAGCCACTTCAGCGTGAAGAAGTCCGCGAAACTGCTCGGGCTCGGCCAGGACGCCGTGGTCTCCATACCCGTCGACCACGACAAGCGCATGCAGACCGTCGCCCTCGCCCGCGAGCTGGAGCGCTGCAAGCAGGACGGCCTCGTCCCCATGGCCGTCGTCGCCACCGCCGGCACCACCGACTTCGGCTCCATCGACCCGCTGCCCGAGATCGCCGAGCTGTGCGAGCAGTTCGGCACCTGGATGCACGTCGACGCCGCCTACGGCTGCGGCTTGCTCGCCTCCCTGAAGCACCGGGACCGGCTGAACGGCATCGAGCGCGCCGACTCCGTCACCGTGGACTACCACAAGTCCTTCTTCCAGCCGGTGAGTTCGTCCGCCGTGCTGGTCCGCGACGCGGCCACGCTCCGGCACGCCACCTACCACGCCGAGTACCTGAACCCGCGCCGCATGGTGGAGGAACGTATCCCCAACCAGGTGGACAAGTCCCTCCAGACGACCCGCCGCTTCGACGCCCTCAAGCTGTGGATGACGCTGAGGACCATGGGCGCCGACGGCATCGGGCAGCTCTTCGACGAGGTGTGCGAGCTGGCCCGGGAGGGCTGGAAGCTGCTCGCCGCCGACCCGCGCTTCGACGTCGTCGTGGAGCCGAGCCTGTCCACCCTCGTCTTCCGCTACATCCCGGCGGCCGTCACCGACCCCGCCGAGATCGACCGCGCCAACCTCTACGCCCGCAAGGCCCTGTTCGCCTCCGGCGACGCCATCGTCGCGGGCACCAAGGTCGGCGCCCGTCACTACCTGAAGTTCACTCTGCTCAACCCCGAGACGCAGGCGTCCGACATCGCCGCCGTCCTCGATCTGATCGCCGGCCACGCCGAGCAGTACCTGGGAGAGTCCCTTGACCGCGCGTCCTGA
- a CDS encoding lysine N(6)-hydroxylase/L-ornithine N(5)-oxygenase family protein, with translation MTARPENPTKTYDFVGIGLGPFNLGLACLTEPIDELDGVFLESKPDFEWHAGMFLDGAHLQTPFMSDLVTLADPTSPYSFLNYLKEKGRLYSFYIRENFYPLRVEYDDYCRWAANRLSSIRFGTTVTEVRYEDDVYLVHTEAGEVFRARHLVLGTGTPPHIPQACENLGGDFIHNSRYLSHKAELQKKDSITLVGSGQSAAEIYYDLLSEIDVHGYRLNWVTRSPRFFPLEYTKLTLEMTSPEYVDYFRELPEATRYRLTAEQKGLFKGIDGDLINEIFDLLYQKNLGGPVPTRLLTNSSLTSATYENGTYTLGFRQEEQEKDFELTSEGLVLATGYRYAEPEFLGPVRDRLVYDSRGNFDVARNYAIDVTGRGVFLQNAGVHTHSITSPDLGMGPYRNAYIIRELLGTEYYPVEKTIAFQEFSV, from the coding sequence TTGACCGCGCGTCCTGAAAACCCGACCAAGACCTACGACTTCGTGGGCATCGGGCTCGGCCCCTTCAATCTCGGCCTGGCCTGCCTCACGGAGCCGATCGACGAACTCGACGGCGTCTTCCTGGAGTCGAAGCCCGACTTCGAGTGGCACGCGGGCATGTTCCTCGACGGCGCCCACCTCCAGACGCCGTTCATGTCGGACCTGGTCACCCTCGCCGACCCGACGTCCCCGTACTCCTTCCTGAACTACCTGAAGGAGAAGGGCCGGCTGTACTCGTTCTACATCCGCGAGAACTTCTACCCGCTGCGCGTGGAGTACGACGACTACTGCCGCTGGGCCGCGAACAGACTGAGCAGCATCCGCTTCGGCACGACGGTGACGGAAGTCCGGTACGAGGACGACGTCTACCTCGTGCACACCGAGGCCGGAGAGGTCTTCCGCGCCCGTCACCTCGTCCTCGGCACCGGCACCCCGCCCCACATCCCCCAGGCCTGCGAGAACCTGGGCGGCGACTTCATCCACAACTCCCGCTACCTGAGCCACAAGGCGGAGCTGCAGAAGAAGGACTCGATCACGCTCGTCGGCTCGGGCCAGTCGGCCGCCGAGATCTACTACGACCTGCTCAGCGAGATCGACGTCCACGGCTACCGGCTGAACTGGGTCACCCGCTCCCCTCGCTTCTTCCCGCTGGAGTACACCAAGCTCACGCTGGAGATGACGTCGCCGGAGTACGTCGACTACTTCCGCGAGCTGCCCGAGGCCACCCGCTACCGCCTCACGGCCGAGCAGAAGGGCCTGTTCAAGGGCATCGACGGAGACCTGATCAACGAGATCTTCGACCTGCTCTACCAGAAGAACCTCGGCGGTCCCGTGCCCACGCGGCTGCTCACCAACTCCTCGCTGACCAGCGCGACGTACGAGAACGGCACCTACACGCTCGGCTTCCGCCAGGAGGAGCAGGAGAAGGACTTCGAGCTGACCTCCGAGGGGCTGGTCCTGGCCACGGGCTACCGGTACGCGGAGCCGGAGTTCCTGGGGCCCGTGCGGGACCGCCTGGTCTACGACTCCCGGGGCAACTTCGACGTCGCCCGCAACTACGCCATCGACGTCACCGGCCGGGGCGTCTTCCTCCAGAACGCCGGCGTCCACACCCACAGCATCACCAGCCCCGACCTGGGCATGGGCCCGTACCGGAACGCGTACATCATCCGCGAGCTGCTCGGCACCGAGTACTACCCGGTCGAGAAGACGATCGCGTTCCAGGAGTTCTCCGTATGA
- a CDS encoding GNAT family N-acetyltransferase, with product MSTTGIGTFTIRPLDPLKDAELLHSWVTHPKAAYWMMQDAKLPDVEREYMRIAAHEHHHAYIGLHDGRPAFLMEKYDPRYVELVGLYDPEPGDVGMHFLVAPTDRPIHGFTRAVITAVMDELFADPRTRRVVVEPDVSNKAVHALNEAVGFVPVREIDKPEKRALLSFCTRERFLKRHSPAARGVAV from the coding sequence ATGAGCACCACCGGCATCGGTACGTTCACCATCCGCCCGCTCGACCCCCTGAAGGACGCCGAGCTGCTGCACTCCTGGGTCACCCACCCCAAGGCGGCCTACTGGATGATGCAGGACGCGAAACTCCCGGACGTCGAGCGCGAGTACATGCGCATCGCGGCGCACGAGCACCACCACGCGTACATCGGCCTGCACGACGGCAGGCCCGCGTTCCTGATGGAGAAGTACGACCCGCGGTACGTCGAACTGGTCGGCCTGTACGACCCGGAGCCCGGCGACGTCGGCATGCACTTCCTGGTCGCGCCGACCGACCGGCCGATCCACGGCTTCACCCGGGCCGTCATCACCGCCGTGATGGACGAGCTGTTCGCCGACCCGCGCACCCGGCGGGTCGTCGTCGAACCCGACGTGAGCAACAAGGCCGTGCACGCGCTGAACGAGGCCGTCGGCTTCGTGCCCGTCCGTGAGATCGACAAGCCGGAGAAGCGCGCGCTGCTGAGTTTCTGCACGCGCGAACGCTTCCTCAAAAGGCACAGCCCGGCCGCCCGAGGAGTAGCCGTATGA
- a CDS encoding IucA/IucC family protein — translation MTLSDAVAHLSPHRWARANRLLIRKALAEFAHERLITPEATGDGAYVVRSDDGLTRYTFTATLRALDHWQVDADSITRHRDGGELPLAALDFFIELQKSLGLSDDILPVYLEEISSTLSGTCYKLTKPETTAAELARGDFQTIETSMTEGHPCFVANNGRLGFGIHEYLSYAPETASPVRLVWLAAHRSRAAFTAGVGIEYESFLREELGAETVERFHGVLRDQDLDPADYLLIPVHPWQWWNKLTVTFAAEVARGYLVCLGEGDDEYLAQQSIRTFFNKSSPEKHYVKTALSVINMGFMRGLSAAYMEATPAINDWLTQLIENDPVLRSTGLSIIRERAAVGYRHLEYEQATDRYSPYRKMLAALWRESPVPSLRDGESLATMASLVHVDHQGASVAGALIERSGLAPKEWLRHYLRAYFTPLLHSFYAYDLVFMPHGENVILVLKDGVVQRAIYKDIAEEIAVMDPDAVLPPTVERLRVEVPEDKKLLSVFTDVFDCFFRFLAANLASEGILEEDDFWHTVAEVTRAYQESMPSLADKFQQYDMFAPEFALSCLNRLQLRNNEQMVDLSDPSGALQLAGSLKNPIAEF, via the coding sequence ATGACCCTGTCCGACGCCGTAGCGCATCTGTCCCCCCACCGCTGGGCGCGGGCCAACCGCCTCCTGATCCGCAAGGCGCTCGCCGAGTTCGCGCACGAGCGGCTCATCACGCCGGAGGCCACCGGTGACGGCGCGTACGTCGTCCGCAGCGACGACGGCCTGACCCGGTACACCTTCACGGCCACGCTCCGCGCCCTCGACCACTGGCAGGTCGACGCCGACTCGATCACCCGTCACCGGGACGGCGGCGAACTCCCGCTCGCGGCCCTGGACTTCTTCATCGAGTTGCAGAAGTCCCTGGGCCTGAGCGACGACATCCTGCCCGTCTACCTGGAGGAGATCTCCTCCACCCTCTCGGGCACCTGCTACAAGCTCACCAAGCCGGAGACCACGGCCGCCGAGCTCGCGCGCGGCGACTTCCAGACCATCGAGACCTCGATGACCGAAGGCCACCCCTGCTTCGTGGCCAACAACGGCCGGCTCGGCTTCGGCATCCACGAGTACCTGTCGTACGCGCCGGAGACGGCGAGCCCGGTCCGGCTCGTCTGGCTCGCGGCCCACCGCTCGCGGGCCGCGTTCACGGCCGGTGTCGGCATCGAGTACGAGTCGTTCCTGCGCGAGGAGCTGGGCGCGGAGACCGTCGAGCGTTTCCACGGCGTCCTGCGCGACCAGGACCTGGACCCGGCCGACTACCTCCTCATCCCGGTCCACCCCTGGCAGTGGTGGAACAAGCTCACGGTCACCTTCGCCGCCGAGGTCGCCCGGGGGTACCTCGTGTGCCTGGGCGAGGGCGACGACGAGTACCTCGCCCAGCAGTCCATCCGGACGTTCTTCAACAAGTCCAGCCCCGAGAAGCACTACGTGAAGACGGCCCTGTCCGTCATCAACATGGGCTTCATGCGCGGGCTGTCGGCCGCGTACATGGAGGCCACGCCGGCCATCAACGACTGGCTGACTCAGCTGATCGAGAACGACCCGGTGCTGAGGTCCACGGGCCTGTCGATCATCCGGGAGCGGGCGGCCGTCGGCTACCGGCACCTGGAGTACGAGCAGGCGACGGACCGCTACTCGCCGTACCGCAAGATGCTCGCCGCTCTGTGGCGGGAGAGCCCGGTGCCGTCCCTGAGGGACGGCGAGTCCCTGGCCACCATGGCGTCCCTGGTCCATGTCGACCACCAGGGGGCGTCCGTCGCGGGCGCGCTGATCGAGCGGTCGGGCCTCGCCCCGAAGGAGTGGCTGCGCCACTACCTCCGCGCGTACTTCACCCCCCTCCTCCACAGCTTCTACGCCTACGACCTGGTCTTCATGCCGCACGGGGAGAACGTCATCCTCGTGCTGAAGGACGGGGTCGTGCAGCGCGCGATCTACAAGGACATCGCCGAGGAGATCGCCGTCATGGACCCGGACGCGGTACTGCCGCCGACGGTGGAGCGGCTGCGCGTGGAGGTTCCGGAGGACAAGAAACTCCTGTCGGTCTTCACGGACGTCTTCGACTGCTTCTTCCGCTTCCTCGCGGCGAACCTCGCCTCCGAGGGCATCCTGGAGGAGGACGACTTCTGGCACACGGTCGCGGAGGTCACCCGCGCCTACCAGGAGTCGATGCCGTCACTCGCCGACAAGTTCCAGCAGTACGACATGTTCGCCCCGGAGTTCGCGCTGTCCTGCCTCAACCGTCTCCAACTGCGCAACAACGAGCAGATGGTGGACCTGTCGGACCCGTCCGGTGCCCTCCAGCTGGCCGGCAGCCTGAAGAACCCGATCGCGGAGTTCTGA
- a CDS encoding DUF4429 domain-containing protein: MAEIIQKDGTWAFDGDALRLTPGRDRNVSVLRRELGELLVPLGALAGISFEQGKKTGRLRLRLRDGADPLLHATGGRLTEPHDPYQLIVESDRYGVAEYFTDEVRNALLLDQVPADPVDEYLLPGPSVPLSVSAGDGTAGFDGERIRLEWNWKTEDAKAAAGARTLALTDITGVEWQPAAGLENGYLRFTVRNAPTKAPPKYDPNAVELWGFKKDPLMALVAAAVQARLPHPARAAAGDVVDARPELPSPPVASAEDDHDALLRRLRELGELHRTGVLTDDEFALAKQAILKRM, translated from the coding sequence ATGGCGGAAATCATCCAGAAGGACGGCACGTGGGCCTTCGACGGCGACGCCCTGCGGCTGACCCCCGGGCGGGACAGGAACGTCAGTGTGCTGCGCAGGGAGCTTGGTGAACTGCTCGTCCCGTTAGGGGCGTTGGCCGGGATCTCCTTCGAGCAGGGCAAGAAGACGGGGCGGCTCAGGCTTCGCCTGCGCGACGGCGCCGACCCGCTGCTGCACGCCACGGGCGGCCGGCTCACCGAGCCCCACGACCCGTACCAGCTGATCGTGGAGTCCGACCGCTACGGAGTCGCCGAGTACTTCACGGACGAGGTCCGTAACGCCCTGCTCCTCGACCAGGTCCCCGCCGACCCGGTCGACGAGTATCTGCTGCCGGGCCCCTCCGTCCCGCTGTCGGTCTCCGCCGGAGACGGCACCGCCGGCTTCGACGGCGAGCGCATACGCCTGGAGTGGAACTGGAAGACGGAGGACGCCAAGGCCGCCGCCGGTGCCCGCACGCTCGCGCTCACCGACATCACGGGCGTGGAGTGGCAGCCTGCGGCCGGCCTGGAGAACGGCTACCTCCGCTTCACCGTGCGGAACGCGCCGACCAAGGCCCCGCCCAAGTACGACCCCAACGCCGTGGAGCTGTGGGGCTTCAAGAAGGACCCGCTGATGGCGCTGGTCGCGGCGGCGGTCCAGGCCAGGCTTCCGCACCCGGCCCGGGCCGCCGCCGGTGACGTGGTGGACGCGCGACCGGAACTGCCTTCTCCTCCGGTCGCCTCCGCCGAGGACGATCACGACGCCCTGCTGCGCCGCCTGCGCGAGCTCGGTGAGCTGCACCGCACGGGCGTGCTGACGGACGACGAGTTCGCGCTGGCCAAGCAGGCGATCCTCAAGCGGATGTAG